The proteins below are encoded in one region of Syntrophotalea carbinolica DSM 2380:
- the mdh gene encoding iron-dependent methanol dehydrogenase, which produces MAVVNLAETTYGFFIPSVTLMGPGCAKEVGPKANELGAKKALLVTDAGLMKMGVADTIAGYIKDAGVEVVIYPGAEPNPTDKNVHDGVKVYEDEGCDFIVSLGGGSSHDCAKGIGLVTAGGGNIRDYEGVNKSTVPMTPLIAINTTAGTASEMTRFCIITNLETHVKMAIVDWRCTPLIAVDDPVLMLGKPPALTAATGMDALTHAVEAYVSTIATPITDACAEKAIRLIAEWLRPAVALGANIAARDAMCYAQYLAGMAFNNASLGYVHAMAHQLGGFYNLPHGVCNAILLPAVCDYNMIACPDRFADIADFMGVPTEGLSVTEAAAAGIEAIRELSASIGIPAGLTELNVKEEDLKTMAENAQKDACMLTNPRTATLDQVIDIYKAAM; this is translated from the coding sequence ATGGCAGTGGTAAATCTCGCAGAAACTACCTACGGCTTTTTCATCCCCAGCGTTACCCTGATGGGTCCTGGTTGCGCCAAGGAAGTTGGCCCTAAAGCCAATGAACTCGGCGCTAAAAAAGCTCTCCTCGTTACCGATGCCGGCCTGATGAAGATGGGTGTAGCCGACACTATCGCCGGCTACATCAAAGATGCTGGTGTTGAGGTTGTCATTTACCCCGGTGCTGAGCCTAACCCCACCGACAAAAACGTTCACGACGGCGTAAAAGTCTACGAAGACGAAGGCTGTGACTTCATCGTTTCCCTGGGCGGCGGTTCTTCCCATGACTGCGCCAAAGGTATTGGCCTGGTTACTGCCGGCGGCGGCAACATCCGCGACTATGAGGGTGTGAACAAATCCACCGTTCCCATGACCCCCCTGATCGCGATCAACACCACCGCGGGTACCGCTTCCGAAATGACCCGCTTCTGCATCATCACCAACCTCGAAACCCATGTTAAAATGGCTATCGTCGACTGGCGCTGCACTCCGCTGATCGCTGTTGACGACCCCGTTCTGATGCTGGGCAAGCCCCCCGCACTGACCGCAGCCACCGGCATGGACGCCCTGACCCACGCCGTGGAAGCCTATGTTTCCACCATCGCTACTCCGATCACCGACGCTTGCGCCGAAAAAGCCATCCGTCTGATCGCCGAGTGGTTGCGTCCTGCCGTTGCCCTGGGCGCCAACATCGCCGCTCGCGATGCCATGTGTTACGCACAGTACCTGGCCGGCATGGCGTTCAACAACGCCTCTCTCGGCTACGTACACGCCATGGCTCACCAGCTCGGCGGTTTCTACAACCTGCCTCACGGTGTCTGCAACGCCATCCTGTTGCCGGCCGTTTGCGACTACAACATGATCGCCTGCCCGGATCGCTTCGCTGACATCGCCGACTTCATGGGCGTACCCACCGAGGGTCTGAGTGTCACCGAAGCTGCTGCCGCCGGCATCGAAGCCATTCGCGAACTGTCCGCTTCCATCGGCATCCCGGCCGGCCTGACCGAGCTGAATGTCAAAGAAGAAGACCTTAAGACCATGGCAGAAAATGCACAGAAAGATGCCTGTATGCTGACCAATCCGCGTACTGCTACGCTGGACCAGGTCATCGACATCTATAAGGCCGCTATGTAA
- the cueR gene encoding Cu(I)-responsive transcriptional regulator — protein MDEKGTFTIGKASRASGVPAKMIRYYEDIGLLAPVSRAPNGYRAYSAEEVHNLKFIRRGRALGFPVSRIRDLLALWRNHERSSSDVKKIALQQIAELEKKIAEMEALKRTLQQLADRCHGNSRPECPILDDLAENKS, from the coding sequence ATGGATGAGAAAGGCACATTCACCATAGGCAAGGCCTCTCGTGCCTCCGGGGTCCCGGCCAAGATGATCCGGTACTATGAGGACATCGGGCTTTTGGCCCCGGTTTCCAGGGCGCCCAACGGGTACCGGGCTTACTCGGCAGAGGAGGTCCATAACCTCAAGTTCATCCGACGCGGCCGCGCTCTTGGCTTCCCCGTTTCGCGTATTCGCGATCTCCTTGCCTTATGGCGCAACCATGAACGTTCGAGCAGCGATGTAAAAAAAATCGCACTCCAGCAGATCGCCGAACTTGAAAAGAAGATAGCCGAGATGGAAGCCCTCAAACGAACGCTGCAGCAACTAGCGGATCGCTGTCATGGCAACAGCCGACCGGAATGTCCGATCCTCGACGACCTGGCAGAGAACAAAAGCTGA
- a CDS encoding Mrp/NBP35 family ATP-binding protein, which yields MADKQSILEAIKVVQDPELNKSLIDLGMIRDIFVEKGLVRLSLALTTSKCPKKEAIVAEIRQVLQNLPDVSKVEVKLTTLTKEELRKLFPEHPLVGLNRVRHVLAVASGKGGVGKTTAAVNVALGLAAKGNRVGLLDADVYGPSVPVMLGLNDSPDWENGMMIPVEKFGLRIMSLGMITDKGKPVVWRGPLVSKAIRQLLGQVLWGDLDYLVVDLPPGTGDPSITVAQAIPGATVLMVTTPQEVALADVRRSIDLFNKFNIGILGLLENMSYFFCGHSEKPIEIFGQGGGEKLSKEFGLPLLGKIPIDLEIGKGGDSGVPLMILAPDSETGRIFQNIAEKIMGVVRN from the coding sequence ATGGCTGACAAACAAAGCATTCTTGAAGCTATCAAGGTCGTTCAGGATCCGGAACTGAATAAGAGTCTTATCGATCTCGGCATGATTCGAGACATTTTCGTAGAAAAAGGCTTGGTCAGACTATCCCTGGCGCTCACCACTTCCAAATGTCCCAAAAAAGAGGCCATCGTAGCGGAGATCAGGCAAGTACTGCAGAATCTGCCCGACGTTTCCAAAGTTGAGGTAAAACTGACGACTTTGACGAAGGAAGAACTTCGGAAACTTTTTCCAGAACATCCATTGGTCGGTCTGAACAGAGTACGTCATGTTTTGGCCGTGGCCAGCGGCAAGGGTGGGGTGGGCAAAACCACGGCAGCGGTGAACGTCGCCCTTGGTCTGGCAGCAAAGGGCAACCGGGTTGGCCTTCTCGATGCAGATGTCTACGGACCGAGTGTACCGGTCATGCTGGGACTCAATGATTCGCCGGACTGGGAAAATGGCATGATGATTCCCGTGGAGAAATTCGGACTCAGGATCATGTCGTTAGGTATGATTACCGATAAGGGCAAGCCCGTTGTTTGGCGAGGACCGCTTGTATCCAAGGCGATCAGGCAATTGCTGGGGCAGGTTCTGTGGGGCGATCTGGACTATCTGGTGGTGGATCTTCCACCCGGCACCGGAGATCCCTCCATTACGGTGGCGCAAGCCATACCCGGTGCGACTGTCCTGATGGTTACCACGCCACAGGAAGTGGCTCTGGCCGATGTTCGCAGGTCTATAGACTTATTTAATAAATTCAACATTGGTATCCTTGGGTTGCTTGAAAATATGTCCTATTTCTTCTGCGGTCATAGCGAAAAACCGATTGAGATTTTTGGGCAGGGTGGGGGTGAAAAATTAAGTAAAGAGTTCGGACTACCGTTGTTAGGAAAGATTCCCATCGATTTGGAAATAGGAAAGGGCGGCGACTCTGGAGTGCCGCTGATGATATTGGCGCCTGATTCTGAAACCGGCAGGATATTTCAGAATATTGCAGAAAAAATCATGGGGGTTGTCAGGAACTGA
- a CDS encoding redox-sensing transcriptional repressor Rex: MKKAPFKVEKLPSVRRLPTYLQILRELSESGEEYVSSVYLAEKTQAQPILVRKDLELTQVSGVPRIGYPVTELIKGIEDFLGWGKDFNVFLVGIENIGAFLLKNRAFLETEIKILAAFDDNPKPFGEVFHGVPVFPTTRLGELLQRTQVRMAILSVPFEKAQKTTDFLVASGIKGIWNFTPANLLVPDDVVVQKENFTPGLAELTVKMNQRDRDF; the protein is encoded by the coding sequence ATGAAAAAAGCCCCTTTTAAGGTCGAAAAACTGCCATCTGTAAGGCGTCTTCCCACTTATCTTCAAATTCTCCGTGAGTTGTCGGAAAGTGGCGAAGAATATGTTTCGTCTGTCTATCTTGCAGAAAAAACCCAAGCTCAGCCGATCTTGGTACGTAAAGATCTCGAGTTGACACAGGTCAGTGGAGTGCCGCGAATCGGTTACCCCGTAACGGAGCTCATTAAGGGCATAGAGGATTTTTTGGGATGGGGGAAAGATTTTAATGTCTTTCTGGTTGGCATCGAAAACATTGGGGCCTTCCTCCTTAAAAACCGGGCATTTCTGGAAACCGAGATTAAGATTTTGGCCGCCTTTGACGACAATCCGAAACCTTTCGGAGAAGTATTCCACGGAGTACCTGTTTTTCCGACCACACGTTTGGGTGAACTGCTCCAAAGAACTCAGGTTCGCATGGCCATCCTTTCCGTTCCGTTCGAAAAGGCTCAAAAAACAACGGATTTTCTCGTTGCTTCCGGTATCAAAGGGATCTGGAATTTCACCCCTGCAAATCTTCTTGTTCCTGACGATGTCGTTGTTCAAAAAGAAAACTTCACCCCGGGGCTGGCCGAATTGACGGTAAAAATGAATCAACGGGACAGAGATTTTTAG
- a CDS encoding MoaD/ThiS family protein: protein MKVNVKCFANLSKEGTCDYHGSTPCEIPDKGTVMDVVKKLDLNGDDIKIIFVNHKEVTLDSVLKEGDQVALSPKTGGM from the coding sequence ATGAAAGTAAACGTAAAATGCTTCGCCAATCTGTCAAAAGAAGGAACGTGTGATTATCATGGCAGTACTCCTTGTGAGATTCCTGACAAGGGTACCGTAATGGATGTGGTTAAAAAACTCGATCTTAATGGGGATGATATTAAGATCATTTTTGTGAACCACAAGGAGGTCACCTTGGATAGCGTCTTAAAAGAGGGGGACCAAGTGGCGCTGTCACCTAAAACGGGTGGTATGTAA
- a CDS encoding heavy metal translocating P-type ATPase, which translates to MSTTKRMKARELGIRGMNCASCVGQVEKAIRSVPGVLNVTVNLAMQRAKFELSENPANVAAVIKAIRAAGYEPVLHTVQLGIDGMSCASCAGRVERALKTVPGVLEATVNMATKIATVNTLFATTPSATFIEAVRTLGFSAEEIGKSPDRVDRERETHEREVGTLKRAAIVAAMFTAPLFILEMGSHFVPGLHYWLMDTIGRSNLFYLFFVLATMVQLGPGRRFYSKGWPALQRGAPDMNTLVMLGASAAWGYSVVATFFPAALPAGTVHVYFEAAAVIITLILFGRYMEAIARGRTSEAIKRLMCLQAKTARVVRGGEEMEIAVEKVCVGDTVLVRPGEKIPVDGEILDGESYVDESMVSGEPIPSLKEKGAAVVGATINKTGSFTFRATKVGADMLLSQIVRMVEQAQGSKLPIQALADRVTTWFVPAIIAAALVTFGTWLLLGPAPALTYALVNAVAVLIIACPCAMGLATPTSIMVGTGRGADMGILFRRGEALQTMRDAEVIAMDKTGTLTRGRPELTNFAAAEGWESGEVLRLIASAERLSEHPIAEAMVKGAKDHGLPLAEAQNFKAHPGLGLSARVEGRRIEIGADRYMKQLGIDLRSFGQTAEQLGDEGKTPLYAAVDDRLAAVLAVADPIKDSTAAAIEALHRAGLRVAMITGDNRRTAEAIARRLGIDEVVAEVLPDGKVEAVKGLQKEGRKIVFVGDGINDAPALAQADVGIAIGTGTDIAMESAEVVLMSGDLRNVPNAIALSRATIRNIKQNLFWAFAYNSALIPIAAGALYPAFGVLLSPVIAAIAMAASSICVLGNALRLRRFRPPMRAEIRQEAGHG; encoded by the coding sequence ATGTCGACCACAAAAAGAATGAAAGCAAGAGAATTAGGGATTAGGGGGATGAACTGCGCATCCTGTGTCGGACAAGTTGAAAAGGCCATCCGGAGTGTGCCCGGGGTGCTGAACGTTACCGTGAACCTTGCCATGCAGCGCGCCAAGTTTGAGTTATCCGAAAATCCGGCGAATGTCGCCGCCGTTATAAAAGCGATCCGTGCGGCCGGTTACGAGCCTGTCCTGCATACGGTCCAACTGGGAATCGACGGCATGAGCTGCGCCTCTTGCGCCGGCCGCGTGGAACGGGCTCTCAAGACCGTCCCTGGTGTCCTGGAAGCTACTGTCAATATGGCCACCAAGATTGCGACGGTGAACACCCTTTTCGCCACGACACCCTCCGCGACATTCATCGAGGCCGTCAGGACACTCGGTTTCAGCGCTGAAGAAATCGGCAAGTCCCCGGATCGGGTCGACCGCGAGCGGGAGACCCATGAACGCGAGGTTGGCACCCTGAAGCGCGCGGCCATTGTTGCAGCAATGTTCACCGCCCCGCTGTTCATTCTCGAAATGGGCTCCCATTTCGTCCCGGGTCTACATTACTGGCTGATGGACACCATCGGCCGCTCCAACCTCTTCTATCTCTTTTTCGTCCTGGCCACCATGGTGCAGTTGGGACCCGGCCGGCGTTTCTACAGCAAGGGGTGGCCGGCCCTTCAGCGGGGCGCTCCCGACATGAACACCCTGGTCATGCTCGGAGCCTCGGCGGCCTGGGGTTATTCGGTGGTGGCTACCTTCTTTCCAGCCGCCCTTCCGGCAGGAACGGTACATGTCTATTTCGAAGCGGCGGCCGTCATCATTACCCTGATCCTGTTCGGCCGCTATATGGAAGCGATCGCAAGAGGGCGCACCAGCGAGGCGATCAAGCGCCTCATGTGCCTGCAAGCAAAAACCGCTCGGGTGGTCCGCGGCGGCGAGGAAATGGAGATCGCCGTCGAAAAGGTTTGCGTGGGGGATACGGTGTTGGTTCGCCCCGGCGAAAAAATCCCGGTGGATGGAGAGATCCTTGACGGGGAATCGTATGTCGATGAGTCGATGGTTTCCGGCGAGCCCATCCCGAGCCTCAAGGAAAAGGGCGCCGCGGTGGTCGGCGCCACCATTAACAAGACGGGCAGCTTCACCTTCCGCGCGACAAAGGTCGGGGCGGATATGTTGCTGTCGCAGATTGTCCGGATGGTCGAGCAGGCGCAGGGATCGAAACTGCCGATTCAGGCCCTCGCCGACCGGGTGACCACCTGGTTCGTGCCAGCCATCATCGCCGCGGCGCTGGTCACCTTCGGAACCTGGCTTTTGCTCGGCCCCGCTCCGGCGCTGACCTACGCCCTGGTCAACGCCGTCGCCGTCCTGATCATCGCCTGTCCGTGTGCGATGGGTCTCGCCACCCCCACCTCTATCATGGTGGGCACAGGCAGGGGCGCCGACATGGGCATACTTTTTCGCAGGGGGGAGGCGCTGCAGACGATGCGCGACGCCGAGGTCATCGCCATGGATAAAACAGGCACCCTGACCCGGGGCCGGCCGGAGCTTACGAACTTCGCAGCGGCCGAGGGATGGGAGTCGGGCGAAGTGCTTCGCCTGATCGCCTCGGCGGAGAGGCTCTCCGAGCATCCCATCGCTGAGGCTATGGTGAAAGGCGCGAAGGACCATGGTCTTCCCCTTGCCGAGGCGCAGAACTTCAAGGCGCATCCTGGCCTCGGCCTCTCCGCCCGGGTCGAAGGCAGGCGGATCGAAATCGGCGCCGACCGCTACATGAAGCAACTAGGCATCGACCTGCGGTCTTTCGGTCAAACCGCGGAACAGCTGGGAGATGAAGGGAAAACTCCGCTGTACGCCGCCGTAGACGACCGCCTCGCCGCCGTGCTGGCGGTAGCCGATCCGATCAAGGATTCGACGGCGGCGGCTATCGAAGCTCTGCACCGGGCGGGGCTTCGGGTGGCGATGATCACCGGCGACAATCGCCGGACGGCGGAAGCGATCGCCAGGCGCCTGGGGATCGACGAAGTCGTCGCCGAGGTGCTTCCCGACGGCAAGGTGGAGGCGGTCAAGGGCTTACAGAAGGAAGGGCGCAAGATCGTCTTCGTTGGGGACGGGATCAACGATGCTCCGGCGCTGGCCCAGGCCGATGTCGGGATCGCCATCGGGACGGGCACCGACATCGCCATGGAATCGGCCGAAGTCGTCCTCATGTCGGGGGACCTTCGCAACGTGCCGAACGCCATCGCCCTCTCCCGGGCGACAATCCGCAATATAAAGCAGAATCTTTTCTGGGCCTTCGCCTACAACAGCGCCCTGATCCCGATTGCCGCCGGGGCACTCTATCCCGCCTTCGGCGTTCTGCTCTCCCCGGTGATCGCCGCCATCGCAATGGCGGCATCGAGTATCTGCGTGCTCGGCAATGCCCTTCGGCTGCGGCGATTCCGGCCACCGATGAGAGCAGAAATCCGGCAGGAGGCGGGTCATGGATGA
- a CDS encoding LysR family transcriptional regulator, translating to MSITLRKLAVFTKVAETGQATKSGELLLMSQPAISMALKELEENAGGQLFIRQGRRLILNDRGRLLLEPAQEILRRVARFENLLAESERQPRGLLRIGASTTIGNYLLPSLIARYSCLYTDAKASLQVGNTHQIEVSLDRGDIDLGLIEGPSHAPLLKAIPWRNDELVVIAGREHPITKINSVTADMLEKANWIMREPGSGTREVFEAALAEFGGSINIDLELGHTEAIKKAVEAGLGISCLSRLAVQRELENGWLVEISTHLNLTRSLTILLRDDGYRTKLLQSFLDMLLLNEVQGSECASRKAIQK from the coding sequence ATGAGTATTACGTTGCGCAAACTGGCTGTTTTCACCAAAGTTGCCGAAACAGGACAGGCTACAAAGTCTGGTGAGTTACTGCTAATGAGTCAGCCGGCAATCAGCATGGCCCTCAAGGAGTTGGAAGAAAATGCCGGCGGGCAATTGTTTATTCGCCAGGGACGTCGGCTGATTCTCAATGACCGTGGCCGGTTGCTATTAGAACCGGCGCAGGAAATTTTGCGAAGAGTCGCCCGCTTTGAAAACCTGCTGGCGGAATCAGAGCGTCAGCCGAGGGGACTTTTGAGAATCGGAGCCAGCACTACTATCGGCAATTATCTGCTGCCTTCCCTAATTGCCAGATATTCGTGTCTCTATACCGATGCCAAGGCTTCTCTCCAGGTGGGGAATACGCACCAGATCGAGGTTTCTCTCGATCGAGGGGACATTGATCTGGGACTGATTGAAGGACCCTCCCATGCCCCCCTTCTTAAAGCTATCCCATGGCGAAATGACGAGTTGGTGGTCATCGCGGGCCGGGAACATCCTATAACCAAGATAAATTCGGTAACTGCCGACATGCTTGAAAAAGCCAACTGGATAATGCGCGAACCGGGATCGGGAACAAGAGAAGTTTTTGAAGCCGCCCTTGCAGAATTTGGCGGCAGCATTAATATCGATCTGGAATTAGGGCATACGGAAGCTATCAAGAAGGCTGTTGAAGCTGGTTTGGGGATCAGTTGCCTGTCGCGACTTGCCGTTCAGCGAGAGTTGGAAAATGGATGGCTGGTTGAAATATCGACGCACCTTAACCTTACACGATCTCTGACCATCCTCCTGCGAGACGACGGTTACCGTACGAAGCTTCTACAATCTTTTCTTGATATGCTTCTGCTCAATGAAGTTCAAGGAAGTGAGTGTGCCTCCCGCAAAGCAATTCAAAAATAA
- a CDS encoding putative manganese transporter — protein MIALFRESLTHAIMITGFVFVMMLVIEYLNVLTQGTWQQGLRGSRWQQYLLASLLGAIPGCLGAFTVVSLFSHRVVSLGAVVAAMIATSGDESFVMLSMIPGTALLIFFVLFIIGIAAGVLTDFLFGKKAAKWAGACHELDLHEEEICHCFPRGHIAEQWRHCSLARGAMSLGLCLFIFGLLSGQLGPRDWNWIKGSLFLTSGMGLFIVSTVPDHFLEEHLWEHLAKVHVQRVFLWTFGALFLMHVLVDYFHFTGWMRENQLLLLAIACLIGLVPESGPHLVFLTLFTQGAVPLSILMASSIVQDGHGMLPLLADSRMNFLRIKAINFSVGLLIGIVGYIIGW, from the coding sequence ATGATCGCGCTTTTTCGTGAAAGCCTAACTCACGCCATAATGATTACTGGCTTTGTCTTTGTCATGATGCTGGTGATCGAATATCTTAATGTGCTTACACAGGGAACATGGCAACAAGGGTTGCGTGGCAGTCGCTGGCAACAATATCTGCTGGCTTCCTTGCTGGGGGCCATTCCTGGTTGTCTAGGGGCGTTCACTGTTGTCTCTCTTTTTTCTCATCGGGTTGTTTCGTTAGGGGCGGTGGTTGCTGCAATGATTGCCACTAGCGGTGACGAGTCATTTGTTATGTTGTCCATGATACCCGGCACGGCCCTTCTGATCTTTTTCGTCCTGTTTATAATAGGAATTGCCGCTGGGGTATTGACCGACTTCCTGTTCGGTAAAAAAGCAGCAAAATGGGCAGGAGCATGCCATGAACTTGACCTTCATGAGGAAGAGATCTGTCATTGCTTCCCCCGCGGCCACATCGCAGAACAATGGAGGCATTGTAGCCTTGCTCGGGGCGCGATGTCACTTGGCTTGTGTCTGTTCATATTTGGCCTGCTGAGCGGACAGTTAGGTCCCCGGGATTGGAACTGGATTAAAGGTAGTCTGTTTTTGACTTCTGGGATGGGCCTGTTCATTGTGTCCACAGTACCGGATCATTTCCTGGAGGAGCATCTTTGGGAACACCTGGCAAAGGTACACGTTCAACGCGTGTTTCTCTGGACTTTTGGGGCCCTGTTTCTCATGCATGTACTCGTGGATTACTTTCATTTTACGGGGTGGATGAGAGAGAACCAGTTGCTGTTATTGGCCATTGCTTGCCTTATCGGGTTGGTGCCGGAATCAGGCCCACATCTTGTGTTTCTTACACTGTTTACCCAAGGAGCTGTTCCTCTCAGTATTCTCATGGCTAGTTCCATTGTTCAAGACGGACACGGCATGCTGCCTTTATTGGCCGATTCGCGTATGAACTTTCTCAGGATCAAAGCCATAAACTTTTCCGTAGGCCTTTTAATCGGCATTGTGGGTTATATTATCGGATGGTGA
- a CDS encoding YeiH family protein, translated as MIEQLGRKSLFLVLLGLCAVPFVTTTEGLVAGILFSIFLGNPWAVESSAWSKKLLQISVVGLGFGSGIGEVWSVGRASVVYTMVGITLTLVLGKLLRKIFPSSPKTAALIAFGTAICGGSAIAAMAPVLKSEDDETAIALATVFTLNAVALLLFPTLGHLFDLSQYQFGEWAALAIHDTSSVVGAAAAYGPEALAVGTTVKLTRAMWIAPVALGTALVLKSDKRAKIPLFIIGFVAASMIHTFIPQFASIYAMLAGVAKQCLVLTLFLIGAGLSKSLLKKVGFAPMALGLTLWFLVGSLTLGAILAGWIH; from the coding sequence ATGATAGAACAACTCGGGAGAAAGAGCCTGTTTCTGGTTTTGTTGGGTTTGTGCGCTGTTCCCTTTGTCACGACGACGGAGGGTTTGGTGGCCGGCATTCTTTTCAGTATTTTTCTCGGCAACCCATGGGCTGTTGAATCTTCTGCCTGGAGCAAAAAACTGCTTCAGATATCCGTGGTGGGGCTCGGCTTCGGATCGGGGATAGGAGAGGTCTGGAGCGTCGGCAGGGCCTCGGTTGTCTATACCATGGTCGGCATAACTCTCACTCTTGTTTTAGGTAAATTGCTACGAAAAATTTTCCCATCCAGTCCCAAAACCGCCGCTCTTATCGCTTTCGGTACCGCCATCTGTGGCGGCAGCGCCATAGCCGCCATGGCGCCCGTTCTAAAGTCGGAGGACGATGAAACGGCCATAGCTCTGGCCACTGTATTTACCCTGAATGCTGTTGCCTTGCTTCTCTTCCCGACGCTGGGACATTTGTTTGACTTGAGTCAGTATCAGTTTGGAGAATGGGCCGCTCTGGCGATTCATGACACCAGCAGTGTTGTCGGAGCTGCTGCGGCTTATGGCCCCGAAGCCCTGGCTGTCGGAACCACTGTCAAGCTGACCCGGGCTATGTGGATTGCACCGGTTGCCCTCGGAACAGCTTTGGTGCTCAAATCCGATAAAAGGGCCAAGATCCCGCTATTTATCATCGGCTTTGTTGCCGCATCCATGATTCATACCTTTATTCCACAATTCGCTTCCATATATGCGATGCTCGCCGGTGTTGCCAAGCAATGCCTGGTGCTTACCCTGTTTTTGATCGGTGCGGGTTTGAGTAAATCGTTGTTGAAAAAAGTCGGATTCGCTCCGATGGCTTTGGGGCTTACGCTCTGGTTTCTGGTCGGCAGCCTGACGTTGGGAGCCATACTGGCGGGATGGATTCATTGA
- a CDS encoding MBL fold metallo-hydrolase yields MQTADVKITILVDNLVGEGLIVEHGLSFWIETNDQRILFDTGQGGALKNNAYALGVDLSKTDMLVLSHGHYDHTGGLPYVLQRAHNVHIYGHPGMVQPRYSMSNGTSKSIQMPRKSMMAIDKLPSKQLHWVQQPIFLSDKIGLTGPIPRETSFEDPGGPFYLNPEAKIADPIDDDLALWIRKDDELIVCVGCAHAGLVNTLNYIRSLNHGLRIRTVIGGFHLHNANRQRLDETIAALRQLDTDTVVACHCTGETAVDLLREKLGDRVSTGVAGMTYQF; encoded by the coding sequence ATGCAAACCGCTGATGTAAAAATCACGATCCTTGTCGACAACCTGGTTGGTGAAGGTCTTATTGTCGAGCACGGCTTGTCGTTTTGGATAGAGACAAATGACCAGCGTATTTTATTTGACACAGGGCAGGGTGGTGCCCTCAAGAACAACGCATATGCTCTTGGTGTCGATTTGAGCAAAACGGATATGCTGGTTTTAAGCCATGGACACTACGATCATACCGGCGGTCTGCCTTATGTTTTGCAACGGGCTCATAATGTTCACATTTATGGTCATCCCGGTATGGTTCAGCCGCGCTACAGCATGAGCAATGGAACCTCCAAATCCATTCAAATGCCACGTAAATCCATGATGGCTATTGATAAATTACCTTCTAAACAACTTCACTGGGTTCAACAACCGATTTTTCTGTCGGATAAAATCGGCCTGACCGGTCCGATACCCCGCGAGACAAGTTTTGAGGACCCGGGAGGTCCGTTTTACCTTAATCCCGAGGCGAAAATCGCCGACCCTATTGATGATGATCTCGCGCTCTGGATTCGTAAGGACGATGAACTCATCGTTTGTGTTGGCTGTGCCCATGCAGGGTTGGTAAATACGCTGAACTACATCAGATCCCTGAATCATGGCCTGAGGATTCGGACTGTTATCGGCGGGTTTCATCTGCACAACGCCAATCGTCAACGTTTGGATGAAACCATAGCAGCTTTGCGGCAGCTGGATACGGATACGGTGGTTGCTTGTCACTGCACAGGTGAAACGGCTGTCGACTTGCTTCGTGAAAAGCTAGGTGATCGGGTGTCGACTGGGGTCGCGGGGATGACTTATCAGTTCTAG
- a CDS encoding ATP-binding protein, with translation MQELVIISGKGGTGKTSITASFAMLAERPVIADCDVDAADLHLILSPSVKSSHAFRAGHEAVIRAEKCNGCGACLVHCRFCAVKKSAEQTGKPIFSIDPVACEGCGVCVYVCPEQAIDFPERLCGEWMVSDTRCGPMVHARLGIAAENSGKLVSTVRQEARRLAKEKDHPLVIVDGPPGIGCPVIASVTGATMVLAVTEPTVSGEHDLERVLSLTRHFQIPTAICVNKWDINPEMTARIEDTARQAGAKIAGRIRYDGSITQAQMGEKAVVETDAPCVEDIKAIWNNLGFT, from the coding sequence ATGCAGGAGTTGGTAATTATCAGCGGTAAAGGTGGTACAGGAAAGACCAGTATAACAGCATCCTTCGCCATGCTTGCCGAACGCCCGGTCATCGCCGATTGTGATGTGGATGCTGCTGATCTGCACCTGATTCTATCACCCTCGGTCAAATCAAGCCACGCATTCAGGGCCGGACATGAGGCTGTTATTCGCGCGGAAAAATGTAACGGTTGCGGCGCCTGCCTGGTCCATTGCCGTTTTTGCGCGGTTAAAAAAAGCGCCGAACAGACAGGGAAACCGATTTTTTCCATCGATCCCGTTGCCTGCGAGGGGTGTGGCGTCTGTGTGTACGTTTGTCCGGAACAGGCCATCGATTTTCCCGAGAGACTTTGTGGCGAATGGATGGTGTCAGATACCCGCTGCGGCCCCATGGTTCATGCCAGGCTGGGTATAGCCGCGGAAAATTCCGGCAAACTTGTTTCTACGGTTCGCCAGGAAGCCCGCCGACTTGCAAAAGAGAAGGATCACCCTTTAGTCATTGTTGACGGCCCACCGGGGATTGGATGCCCGGTTATCGCGTCGGTGACTGGAGCGACTATGGTGCTGGCGGTTACGGAACCTACGGTATCCGGGGAACACGATTTGGAGCGGGTTCTTTCCCTGACGCGGCATTTTCAGATTCCCACCGCGATCTGTGTGAATAAATGGGACATAAACCCTGAGATGACGGCCCGCATTGAGGATACTGCACGGCAGGCAGGCGCAAAGATTGCCGGCCGAATCCGTTACGACGGTTCGATCACCCAAGCCCAGATGGGCGAAAAGGCGGTAGTGGAAACGGATGCTCCCTGTGTCGAGGATATCAAAGCCATCTGGAACAACCTTGGCTTTACATGA